A DNA window from Sporohalobacter salinus contains the following coding sequences:
- the spoIIP gene encoding stage II sporulation protein P yields MELNSNNILKKVIIFFLIILLGLFSVKVIYNSNQKPVAVSVFNSDVQSKNKLDKENLINYLLHFDIRNSKEILQKALPILGSNQQQKTFREMLNNPIILINQISNFLVGVKISDSTRILQAGLPGTVITENNLIVTQLDDKSSLKREGKKKKSQKKISSQKRQALDKKQETELNFSQTKQSQKTQQLYNNNLVGVYHTHTSETYEVSVSNFHSRPGTKGDIVEVGTELTKRLESKYGIQTVHLTCINDKVYRKSYLESRKTARQLIKNNPNLQIVFDIHRDALAKQGDKDLFTTVINGQKVAKIMIVVAKANKNYGLSHPDWKKNLKFAHKLANKINSIYPSLLRKIKVVDGRRYNQDLHSHSILLEFGGINNTALEAKRSARLMADVVASLLADEKND; encoded by the coding sequence ATGGAATTAAACTCTAATAATATTTTAAAGAAAGTAATCATTTTTTTCTTAATTATATTACTAGGGCTTTTTTCAGTTAAAGTAATTTATAATTCTAATCAGAAGCCAGTTGCAGTATCAGTTTTTAATTCAGATGTTCAATCTAAGAATAAATTGGACAAGGAGAATTTAATAAATTATTTACTACACTTTGATATCAGAAATTCTAAAGAGATTTTACAGAAGGCTTTACCGATACTGGGCAGTAATCAACAGCAGAAGACTTTTAGAGAAATGCTAAATAATCCAATAATTTTAATCAATCAGATCTCTAATTTTTTAGTTGGAGTTAAAATAAGTGATTCTACTAGGATTTTGCAGGCAGGGCTACCGGGTACAGTTATTACAGAAAATAATTTGATAGTCACTCAATTAGATGATAAATCATCACTAAAAAGAGAGGGAAAAAAGAAGAAGTCACAGAAAAAAATATCTTCTCAAAAGAGACAAGCCTTGGATAAAAAGCAGGAAACCGAATTAAACTTTAGTCAGACAAAGCAATCCCAAAAGACACAGCAGTTATATAATAATAATTTAGTAGGAGTTTATCATACTCATACCTCAGAAACCTATGAAGTAAGTGTTAGCAATTTTCATTCTAGGCCAGGAACTAAAGGTGATATTGTAGAAGTAGGAACAGAATTAACTAAAAGACTTGAATCTAAATATGGAATTCAAACTGTTCATTTGACGTGTATTAATGATAAAGTTTATAGAAAGTCTTATTTAGAGTCGCGAAAGACAGCTCGTCAATTAATAAAGAATAATCCTAATTTACAGATAGTTTTTGATATTCATCGTGATGCATTAGCTAAACAAGGTGATAAAGATTTATTTACTACAGTCATTAATGGACAAAAAGTAGCAAAAATTATGATTGTGGTAGCTAAGGCTAATAAGAATTATGGATTAAGCCATCCAGACTGGAAAAAGAACTTAAAGTTTGCTCATAAATTGGCTAATAAGATAAATAGTATATATCCTAGCTTACTAAGAAAGATTAAAGTAGTGGATGGTAGACGTTATAATCAGGATCTGCATTCTCATTCTATATTATTAGAATTTGGTGGAATCAATAATACTGCTTTAGAAGCTAAACGTTCTGCCCGCTTAATGGCTGATGTAGTTGCTTCTCTTTTGGCTGATGAGAAGAATGATTAA
- the lepA gene encoding translation elongation factor 4 — translation MNGVNQDRIINFCIIAHVDHGKSTLADRLLEYTDTIEERDMEEQLLDTMDLERERGITIKAQAVRMNYTTDDEEDYILNLIDTPGHVDFNYEVSRSLEACEGALLVIDAAQGIEAQTLANIYLALEADLEIIPVINKIDLDSAQPDLVKEELIDIGIDPDEAILTSAKEGIGIKKVLDTIIERVPSPIGDIDESLKALIFDSVYDPYQGVIAYYRVVEGSIEPGMKIKMMATDKTFEVEEVGIFTPNMESVDKLVAGEVGYVIAGIKDVKHSRVGDTITDANNPTDEPLPGYQKAKPMVYCGVYPVEGADYELLRDALEKLQLNDAALTFEPETSEALGFGYRGGFLGLLHMEIIQERLEREYDLDLITTAPSVVYKVHKESGEVLEIENPAKMPEPQEIDFIEEPFVEATIMLPDDYVGDGMELAQSRRGEFEDMQYLDENRVKLVYELPLSEIILDFFDQLKSATRGYATLDYEFIGYREAELVKLNILVNKDPIDALSCIVHEDNAYEIGQSLTKKLKEFIPEQMFEVPVQAAIGNKVIARQTIRAKRKNVLQKCYGGDVSRKRKLLEKQKEGKKRMKQVGSVEIPQEAFMAILSIDE, via the coding sequence TTGAATGGAGTTAATCAAGATAGAATTATTAACTTTTGTATTATAGCTCACGTTGATCACGGTAAGTCTACTTTAGCTGATAGATTATTAGAATATACTGATACGATTGAAGAGCGAGATATGGAAGAACAGTTATTAGATACCATGGATTTAGAACGAGAACGTGGTATTACAATTAAAGCACAAGCGGTACGCATGAATTATACAACTGATGATGAAGAAGATTATATTTTGAATTTAATAGATACTCCGGGACATGTTGATTTTAATTATGAGGTTTCGCGGAGTTTAGAAGCTTGCGAAGGAGCCTTATTGGTTATTGATGCTGCCCAAGGAATAGAGGCTCAGACTTTAGCCAATATATATTTAGCTTTAGAGGCTGACTTAGAGATAATTCCTGTTATTAATAAGATAGATTTGGATAGTGCTCAACCTGATTTAGTAAAAGAGGAATTAATAGATATTGGTATAGATCCAGATGAAGCTATTTTGACTAGTGCCAAAGAAGGAATTGGCATTAAAAAAGTTTTAGACACAATTATAGAAAGAGTTCCTTCTCCTATAGGAGATATAGATGAATCGCTTAAGGCTTTAATTTTTGATTCTGTATATGACCCTTATCAAGGTGTGATTGCTTATTATCGAGTAGTAGAGGGAAGTATTGAACCAGGAATGAAGATTAAGATGATGGCTACTGATAAGACCTTTGAAGTCGAAGAGGTTGGTATCTTCACTCCAAATATGGAATCGGTAGACAAATTAGTAGCTGGAGAAGTAGGTTATGTTATTGCTGGAATTAAAGACGTCAAACATTCTCGAGTAGGAGATACAATTACCGATGCTAATAATCCTACTGATGAACCTTTGCCTGGGTATCAGAAGGCGAAACCGATGGTTTATTGTGGCGTCTATCCAGTAGAAGGAGCTGATTATGAGCTGCTTCGTGATGCTTTAGAGAAATTACAGTTAAATGATGCTGCTCTTACTTTTGAACCAGAAACTTCGGAAGCTTTAGGTTTTGGCTATCGTGGTGGATTTTTGGGATTATTGCATATGGAGATTATTCAGGAGCGCTTGGAAAGAGAGTATGATTTGGACTTAATTACAACAGCTCCTAGTGTAGTTTATAAAGTTCATAAAGAAAGCGGTGAAGTACTAGAAATTGAAAATCCAGCCAAAATGCCTGAACCTCAGGAAATAGATTTTATTGAAGAACCTTTTGTAGAAGCAACAATTATGTTACCTGATGATTATGTTGGGGATGGTATGGAATTAGCCCAGAGTCGTCGGGGTGAATTTGAGGATATGCAGTATTTAGATGAGAATCGTGTTAAGTTAGTTTATGAGCTGCCATTAAGTGAAATTATTTTGGATTTCTTTGATCAACTTAAGTCAGCAACGCGTGGTTATGCTACTTTAGATTATGAATTTATTGGCTATCGTGAAGCTGAGTTAGTTAAACTGAATATTTTAGTCAATAAAGATCCAATTGATGCTCTATCCTGTATTGTACATGAAGATAATGCTTATGAAATTGGCCAGAGTTTAACTAAAAAGCTAAAAGAGTTTATTCCTGAGCAGATGTTTGAAGTTCCTGTTCAAGCAGCTATTGGTAATAAAGTAATTGCCCGCCAGACTATTCGGGCTAAGCGAAAGAATGTGCTTCAGAAGTGTTACGGAGGAGACGTCTCCCGAAAGAGAAAACTTTTGGAAAAGCAAAAAGAAGGTAAAAAGAGAATGAAACAAGTTGGGAGTGTAGAAATTCCTCAGGAAGCTTTTATGGCTATTTTAAGTATTGATGAATAA
- the hemW gene encoding radical SAM family heme chaperone HemW, translating into MKEFGLYIHFPFCIKKCHYCDFNSVAWQDELAAEFFTALCEEVKMVAAEYNHPILKSIFLGGGTPSCFSGQAIVNLLLLLKEEFDLKEGLEVTIEANPGTINQDKLIAFKEAGINRLSFGVQSFDNQILNKLGRIHTADEARDNYYLAREVGFTNINLDLIFAVPGQELSEWRTTLDFALQLTPEHLATYNLKIEPGTKLGDDLARGRIDPVSQDLDLEMYQLTKDLLIDNGYEHYEISNFSKLGYRSKHNQIYWKNRPYLALGPGAHFYDGKVRGNNLESIGKYINIIDTGKRPIENEERLSREDKIIETIILGLRLKEGISILEFEEEFGESIYNIYNEELTELNEQELIKINSQKISLTEKGMVLANDVLSEFVL; encoded by the coding sequence ATGAAAGAATTCGGACTCTATATTCATTTTCCTTTCTGTATTAAAAAATGTCATTATTGTGATTTTAATTCTGTAGCCTGGCAGGATGAATTGGCTGCAGAATTTTTTACGGCTTTATGTGAAGAGGTAAAAATGGTTGCTGCTGAATATAATCATCCAATATTGAAGAGTATATTTCTTGGTGGAGGGACTCCCAGTTGTTTTAGTGGTCAGGCTATAGTTAATTTATTATTACTATTAAAGGAAGAGTTTGACTTAAAAGAAGGACTTGAAGTAACAATTGAAGCTAATCCTGGAACTATTAATCAAGATAAACTTATTGCTTTTAAAGAGGCTGGTATTAATCGTTTAAGTTTTGGAGTGCAGTCTTTTGATAATCAAATACTCAATAAGTTGGGGCGAATACATACAGCTGATGAAGCTAGAGATAATTATTATTTAGCTCGAGAAGTCGGTTTTACAAATATTAATCTTGATTTAATCTTTGCTGTTCCCGGCCAGGAGTTAAGTGAGTGGAGGACAACATTGGATTTTGCTTTACAGTTGACTCCTGAGCATTTAGCTACTTATAATCTCAAGATAGAGCCGGGAACTAAATTGGGAGATGACTTAGCTCGGGGACGAATAGATCCTGTTTCTCAAGATTTAGACTTAGAGATGTATCAGTTGACTAAAGATTTATTAATTGATAATGGTTATGAGCATTATGAGATTTCTAACTTTTCTAAACTAGGTTATAGATCTAAACATAATCAGATTTATTGGAAGAACAGACCTTATTTGGCTTTAGGTCCAGGAGCTCATTTTTATGATGGAAAGGTTCGCGGTAATAATTTAGAATCAATTGGAAAGTATATTAATATAATTGATACTGGTAAAAGGCCTATAGAAAATGAAGAGCGTCTTAGTAGAGAAGATAAAATTATAGAAACTATAATTTTAGGTTTGAGATTAAAGGAAGGAATTTCAATTCTTGAATTTGAGGAAGAATTTGGGGAGTCAATATATAATATATATAATGAAGAATTGACAGAATTGAATGAACAAGAATTAATAAAAATTAACTCTCAAAAGATATCACTTACTGAGAAAGGAATGGTCTTGGCTAATGATGTATTATCCGAGTTTGTTCTTTGA
- the hrcA gene encoding heat-inducible transcriptional repressor HrcA yields MLEMTERKKDVLKAIINEYIMTAEPVGSRTLARRYDFGVSSATIRNEMADLEEMNYLEKPHKSAGRIPSDKGYRFYVDTLMELRDISKQQRKKIKDNYESKAKEIRDIIKQTSNMLSDLTHYTSLVLTPQVHDSVFRKLKLISLDSNHMLLVIMTDIGVVQNKVIVMPEELSRSELQKISRYLNEKLQGLSLSEIDKDLLNNLENNLINQLDIVMSDLGFLANDLFRVSIDEKIYLGGTTNILEQPEFNDIHKVKAVLRVLEEEELLYNILGKICNSPEVEVIIGQENEFDEIKDCSMVTATYQLGDRAIGKIGVLGPTRMEYPKVVSKVKIVAQILSNMLNETNK; encoded by the coding sequence ATGTTGGAGATGACTGAGCGAAAAAAAGATGTCTTAAAGGCCATCATTAATGAATATATAATGACTGCTGAGCCAGTAGGGTCTCGTACTTTGGCTCGTAGATATGATTTTGGAGTTAGTTCAGCAACTATCAGAAATGAAATGGCTGATCTTGAAGAGATGAATTATTTAGAGAAACCACATAAATCTGCTGGACGAATTCCATCTGATAAAGGTTATAGATTTTATGTAGATACATTAATGGAGCTTAGAGATATTTCTAAACAGCAGCGTAAGAAAATTAAGGATAATTATGAATCAAAAGCTAAAGAGATTCGAGATATTATTAAACAAACTTCAAATATGTTATCTGATTTGACGCATTATACTTCTTTAGTTTTAACTCCTCAAGTGCACGATAGTGTATTTCGCAAATTGAAATTAATTTCTTTAGATAGTAATCATATGTTATTAGTTATAATGACTGATATTGGAGTAGTTCAAAACAAGGTAATTGTGATGCCGGAAGAATTAAGCCGATCTGAATTACAGAAAATTTCTAGGTATTTAAATGAAAAGTTACAGGGTTTATCTCTGAGTGAGATAGATAAGGATTTGTTGAATAATCTAGAAAACAATTTAATTAATCAATTGGATATTGTAATGAGCGATTTAGGTTTTTTAGCTAATGACTTATTTAGAGTAAGTATTGACGAAAAGATCTATTTGGGTGGAACAACAAATATTTTAGAACAGCCGGAATTTAATGATATTCATAAAGTTAAAGCAGTATTAAGGGTTTTAGAAGAAGAAGAATTGTTATATAATATTTTAGGGAAGATTTGTAATTCGCCGGAAGTAGAGGTTATTATAGGTCAAGAAAATGAATTTGATGAAATTAAGGATTGTAGTATGGTAACAGCTACTTATCAGTTAGGAGATAGGGCGATAGGTAAGATTGGGGTCTTAGGCCCTACACGGATGGAATATCCTAAGGTTGTTTCTAAGGTGAAGATTGTAGCACAGATTTTGAGTAATATGTTAAATGAAACAAATAAATAG
- the grpE gene encoding nucleotide exchange factor GrpE, which yields MSYNQAAKKEVDFEKEKKRREETELEKDQSKEEVVEETVDSQTDKKKIEEELKGENLEKRIEDLEEDLERSEREKEEYINKLQRQRADFSNYKKRVEKEKNKLKENATKELVSELLPILDNFERALSSSAEDQNLADFMEGMDMISRQLFNVLKKEGLEVIPTVGEEFDPNIHEAVAKEPSEEYESGIVIEELQKGYLFNDQVLRAAMVKIAE from the coding sequence ATGAGTTATAATCAAGCTGCTAAAAAAGAGGTTGATTTTGAGAAAGAAAAGAAACGGAGAGAAGAAACGGAATTAGAAAAAGACCAATCTAAAGAAGAAGTTGTAGAAGAGACAGTAGACAGTCAGACTGATAAAAAAAAGATTGAGGAAGAATTAAAAGGAGAAAATCTTGAAAAAAGAATAGAGGACTTAGAGGAAGACTTAGAAAGGAGTGAAAGAGAGAAAGAAGAGTATATAAATAAGCTACAGCGTCAGCGCGCTGATTTTTCAAATTATAAAAAAAGAGTTGAAAAAGAAAAGAATAAATTAAAAGAGAATGCTACTAAAGAGTTAGTTAGTGAATTATTGCCGATTTTGGATAATTTCGAGCGAGCCCTTTCTTCTTCTGCTGAAGATCAGAATTTAGCAGATTTTATGGAGGGAATGGATATGATATCCCGACAGTTATTTAATGTGTTAAAGAAAGAGGGATTAGAAGTAATTCCAACTGTCGGTGAAGAGTTTGACCCGAACATTCATGAAGCTGTAGCTAAGGAACCAAGTGAGGAGTATGAGTCAGGTATTGTCATTGAAGAATTACAGAAAGGATATCTCTTTAACGATCAAGTACTTCGGGCAGCGATGGTAAAGATTGCAGAATAG
- the dnaK gene encoding molecular chaperone DnaK: protein MSEKVIGIDLGTTNSCVAVIEGGDPTVIPNAKGNRTTPSVVGYSDKGERLVGEAAKRQAITNPDQTVASIKRHMGSSHKETLDDEEYTPQQISAMILQKLKQDAEDYIGEEVEKAVITVPAYFSDSQRQATKDAGKIAGLEVERIINEPTAASLAYGLDDDQDQTILVYDLGGGTFDVSILELGGGVFEVVSTSGNNKLGGDDFDQKIIDYLADEFEKEHNIDLRKDNMALQRLKEAAEEAKIELSGVATTNVNLPFITQDESGPKHLDIDISRSQFEKMTSDLVEKTMKPTRQALSDADLNKNDIDHVILVGGSTRIPAIREAVENELGQEPHKGVNPDECVAIGAAIQGGVLAGEVDDLVLLDVTPLSLGIETMGGVFTKLIERNTTIPTEKSKIFSTAADNQTTVDIHVLQGEREMAQHNKTLGRFQLTGIPPAPRGVPQIEVTFEIDKNGIVHVSAKDKGSGNEQQITIESDTGLSEEEIEEMVKEAEEHAEEDKRRREAVETVTEADSLVHQVEKTIEEAGENADDAVISQIETAKAELEDVLEDVDVNDIDPDEIDVDLIEEKKENLSSQLHELTQQMYAQAQQAQQAGAQAGAGAQGAAGQGEDDEDVVDVDFEEVDDEE from the coding sequence ATGAGTGAAAAAGTAATAGGTATCGATTTAGGAACTACTAATTCTTGTGTAGCAGTGATTGAGGGTGGAGATCCTACAGTTATTCCAAATGCAAAAGGAAATAGAACTACTCCTTCAGTAGTAGGATATTCTGATAAAGGTGAAAGGTTAGTAGGAGAAGCTGCTAAGCGTCAGGCAATTACTAACCCCGATCAGACAGTTGCTTCTATTAAGCGTCATATGGGGAGTAGCCATAAAGAAACTTTAGATGATGAAGAATATACACCACAGCAGATTTCTGCTATGATTTTGCAGAAGTTAAAGCAGGATGCTGAAGATTATATTGGTGAAGAAGTAGAGAAAGCAGTAATTACAGTTCCAGCTTACTTTAGTGATTCTCAGCGTCAAGCTACTAAGGATGCTGGAAAGATTGCTGGGCTAGAAGTAGAAAGAATTATCAATGAGCCAACTGCTGCTTCTTTAGCATATGGATTAGATGATGATCAAGATCAGACTATTTTAGTTTATGACTTAGGTGGTGGAACCTTCGATGTTTCAATCCTTGAGTTAGGTGGAGGAGTATTCGAAGTTGTTTCTACTAGCGGTAATAATAAGCTAGGTGGTGATGATTTTGATCAAAAGATTATTGACTATCTAGCTGATGAGTTTGAAAAAGAACATAATATTGACTTAAGAAAAGATAATATGGCGCTACAGCGTTTGAAAGAAGCGGCAGAAGAGGCCAAGATTGAATTATCAGGTGTTGCTACTACTAATGTTAATTTGCCGTTTATTACTCAGGATGAAAGTGGACCTAAACATCTTGATATAGATATCAGTCGTTCTCAGTTTGAAAAAATGACTTCTGATTTAGTAGAAAAGACAATGAAGCCTACACGTCAAGCATTGTCAGATGCAGACTTAAATAAAAATGATATTGATCATGTGATTTTAGTAGGAGGTTCTACACGAATTCCTGCTATTCGCGAAGCAGTAGAAAATGAATTAGGCCAGGAACCACATAAAGGTGTTAATCCTGATGAATGTGTTGCTATTGGTGCTGCAATTCAAGGTGGAGTTTTAGCTGGTGAGGTTGATGACCTAGTATTATTAGATGTTACACCTTTATCATTGGGTATTGAGACTATGGGTGGTGTCTTTACGAAATTAATTGAGCGAAATACAACAATCCCAACAGAGAAGAGCAAGATCTTCTCTACTGCTGCTGATAATCAAACAACAGTAGATATTCATGTTCTGCAGGGAGAGCGCGAAATGGCCCAACATAATAAAACACTTGGTCGTTTTCAGTTGACTGGAATACCTCCAGCACCACGCGGAGTACCTCAAATTGAAGTAACTTTTGAGATTGATAAAAACGGTATTGTACATGTATCTGCTAAAGATAAAGGCAGCGGTAACGAGCAGCAGATTACAATTGAGTCCGATACTGGTCTTTCAGAAGAAGAAATTGAAGAAATGGTTAAAGAGGCCGAAGAACATGCAGAAGAAGATAAGCGTCGTCGTGAAGCTGTAGAAACAGTTACAGAAGCTGATAGTTTAGTCCATCAAGTAGAAAAAACAATTGAAGAAGCAGGAGAAAATGCTGATGATGCTGTTATTAGTCAGATTGAGACTGCAAAAGCAGAATTAGAAGATGTATTAGAAGATGTTGATGTTAATGATATAGATCCAGACGAGATTGACGTTGACTTAATTGAAGAAAAGAAAGAGAATTTAAGTAGTCAACTTCATGAATTGACACAGCAAATGTATGCCCAAGCGCAGCAAGCTCAACAGGCAGGAGCCCAAGCTGGTGCTGGTGCACAAGGAGCAGCTGGTCAAGGTGAAGATGATGAAGATGTAGTTGATGTTGACTTTGAAGAAGTTGATGATGAAGAATAA
- the dnaJ gene encoding molecular chaperone DnaJ translates to MSKKDYYDILGVDENASQKEIKKAYRKKAKKYHPDVSDEPNAEEKFKEASEAYEVLSDEEKRAKYDRFGHAGVDQDGAGFGQGGFGQGDFGSFDDIFDMFFGGRGGRSGRRNARRKGADLKYNLTIDFEEAVFGTEKEITVPRTEECDDCNGSGAKPDSDVETCAKCNGTGQIKFQQNTPLGQFVQTKTCDRCNGSGKFVKDPCPTCNGKGKVRKRRKVTVNVPAGVENGSRLRMRGEGEAGKNGGPAGDLFVVINVRSHKLFERRGDDILCEVPISFVQAILGDEIEVPTLDGKVKFKIPEGTQPGTSFRLRDKGVPHLKGRGRGDQHIKVKVVIPEELDEDQKELLREFADISGEEINPEEKGFFRKVKKALGI, encoded by the coding sequence ATGAGTAAGAAGGACTATTATGATATTTTAGGTGTTGATGAGAATGCTAGTCAGAAGGAAATCAAGAAGGCTTATCGAAAGAAAGCCAAAAAGTATCATCCCGATGTTAGTGATGAGCCTAATGCAGAAGAGAAGTTTAAGGAAGCATCGGAAGCTTATGAAGTCTTAAGTGATGAAGAAAAAAGAGCTAAGTATGATCGCTTTGGTCATGCTGGTGTTGATCAAGATGGAGCCGGCTTTGGTCAAGGTGGTTTTGGTCAAGGTGACTTCGGCAGCTTTGATGATATATTTGATATGTTTTTCGGTGGTAGAGGCGGCCGTAGTGGGCGCAGAAATGCTCGTAGAAAAGGGGCAGATCTTAAATATAATTTAACGATAGATTTTGAAGAAGCTGTATTTGGTACAGAAAAAGAGATTACCGTACCAAGAACTGAAGAATGTGATGATTGTAATGGAAGTGGAGCTAAGCCTGATAGTGATGTAGAAACTTGTGCTAAATGTAATGGAACAGGCCAAATTAAATTTCAACAAAATACTCCATTAGGTCAGTTTGTTCAGACAAAGACTTGTGACCGCTGTAATGGAAGCGGGAAATTCGTTAAAGATCCTTGCCCAACTTGTAATGGCAAGGGGAAAGTAAGAAAACGTAGAAAAGTGACAGTAAATGTACCGGCAGGAGTCGAAAATGGTTCTAGATTGCGCATGCGCGGTGAAGGAGAAGCAGGAAAAAATGGAGGACCAGCTGGCGATCTATTTGTAGTTATTAATGTGCGATCCCATAAATTATTTGAACGTCGAGGCGATGATATTCTTTGTGAAGTGCCTATTAGTTTTGTACAGGCCATTTTAGGTGATGAAATTGAAGTTCCTACTCTTGATGGTAAAGTTAAGTTTAAGATACCTGAAGGAACTCAACCTGGTACTTCTTTTAGACTTAGAGATAAAGGAGTTCCCCATCTAAAAGGTAGAGGCCGCGGCGATCAGCATATTAAGGTGAAGGTTGTAATTCCGGAAGAATTAGATGAAGATCAAAAAGAATTATTGCGAGAATTTGCTGATATAAGTGGTGAAGAAATTAATCCAGAAGAAAAAGGTTTTTTTAGAAAGGTGAAGAAAGCTCTTGGAATATAA
- the prmA gene encoding 50S ribosomal protein L11 methyltransferase: MEIKIFTKQEALAAISSILDDLGVRSLIKEEVKNEKSDDNLVIKFYLPVDKSLEAKLSVLKSKIKYLPDYNIDLGSGRIESDSIPDQDWSKNWKENFKPQQITDRLVIKPTWEEYQATPKEKIIEIDPGMAFGTGTHETTTMCLEAIEEYSKQCSNLLDIGTGTGILSIGAYLLGIKDITAIDIDEKAVRIAKENLELNKINEGVEVKQSNLAKEIDGSYELVVANLLPHIILDLIPSLSQLLEEDSIFILSGITQEKKAIIEEKLEKFSLQILEVKESGEWVTLVGKRC; encoded by the coding sequence ATGGAAATTAAGATTTTTACTAAACAGGAAGCTCTGGCTGCTATAAGCAGTATTTTAGATGATCTAGGAGTCAGAAGTTTAATTAAAGAAGAAGTTAAAAATGAAAAAAGTGATGATAATTTAGTGATTAAATTCTATTTGCCAGTCGATAAGTCCTTAGAAGCTAAATTGTCTGTACTTAAGAGTAAGATTAAATATTTGCCTGATTATAATATTGATTTAGGTTCAGGGCGGATAGAGTCAGATTCTATTCCTGACCAAGATTGGAGCAAAAATTGGAAAGAAAACTTTAAACCTCAGCAGATAACTGATAGACTAGTGATTAAGCCTACCTGGGAAGAATATCAAGCTACTCCAAAAGAGAAAATAATAGAAATAGATCCTGGTATGGCTTTTGGTACTGGGACTCATGAGACAACAACTATGTGCTTAGAAGCTATAGAAGAATATAGCAAGCAGTGTAGTAATTTACTTGATATTGGTACAGGTACAGGAATCTTGTCTATTGGTGCTTATCTATTAGGGATTAAAGATATAACAGCTATCGATATTGATGAAAAAGCTGTTAGAATAGCTAAAGAGAATTTAGAGTTAAATAAGATTAATGAAGGTGTGGAAGTAAAACAGAGTAACTTAGCTAAAGAAATAGATGGTAGTTATGAATTAGTAGTTGCCAATTTGTTGCCTCATATTATTCTTGATTTAATTCCTAGTTTGAGTCAATTATTAGAAGAGGATAGTATCTTTATTCTATCTGGAATTACTCAAGAGAAAAAAGCTATAATTGAGGAGAAGTTAGAAAAATTTTCGCTGCAGATTCTAGAAGTAAAAGAAAGCGGAGAATGGGTGACGCTAGTAGGAAAGAGGTGTTAA
- a CDS encoding 16S rRNA (uracil(1498)-N(3))-methyltransferase gives MHHFFVDPDYITESQVRITGDDVKHITKSLRLGSGDEISVADGEGRKYIVKIVETGNDLVIGEIEKEFKSKVEPEVKITLLQGLPKSKKMDLIVEKCTELGIDTVIPAETKRSVVKLKPSKAKRRQKRWQRKAEAAAKQSQRARIPTIGQLMNLSNLSEIAGDYDLILIPWEEESTKSLKTSLKSVDDIDKVLIIIGPEGGLAVEEVEAAKELGAKPVSLGPRILRTETAGLTTLSLVLYELGDLGGQ, from the coding sequence ATGCACCATTTTTTTGTAGATCCTGATTATATAACTGAAAGTCAGGTACGAATTACTGGTGATGATGTAAAACATATTACTAAGTCTCTGCGGTTAGGTTCAGGCGATGAAATAAGTGTAGCTGATGGCGAAGGCAGGAAATATATAGTAAAAATAGTTGAGACAGGAAATGATTTAGTTATTGGTGAAATTGAAAAAGAATTTAAATCTAAAGTAGAGCCAGAAGTAAAAATAACTTTGCTACAAGGATTACCTAAAAGCAAAAAGATGGATCTTATAGTAGAAAAATGTACTGAATTGGGAATAGATACAGTTATTCCCGCAGAAACTAAAAGAAGTGTAGTTAAGTTGAAGCCTAGCAAAGCTAAACGGCGCCAGAAACGATGGCAGAGAAAGGCAGAAGCTGCTGCTAAACAGTCACAGCGGGCTCGAATTCCTACTATAGGCCAATTGATGAATTTATCTAACTTATCTGAAATAGCTGGTGACTATGACTTAATTCTTATTCCTTGGGAAGAAGAATCAACTAAGAGTTTAAAAACCTCTTTAAAGTCGGTTGATGATATAGATAAAGTATTAATTATAATCGGTCCTGAAGGAGGTCTTGCTGTTGAAGAAGTAGAAGCAGCAAAAGAGTTAGGAGCTAAGCCAGTTAGCTTAGGCCCTAGAATACTTAGGACGGAGACTGCAGGTTTAACTACCTTAAGTTTAGTTCTGTACGAATTAGGAGATTTAGGAGGTCAATAA